From the genome of Dehalococcoidia bacterium, one region includes:
- a CDS encoding signal peptidase I: protein MGTGFSTIHKEIGQPGAARFGMIGWMKRYLRWAGNGIFILLVMTVAFVAVSTWFFDWRFDAVGTGSMEPTYKIGGMVVIRPVEAEKIAVGDVITFRSPMESRQLITHRVIEVVREDGGLVFRTQGDGNPEPDGFDIPAENLRGEVCCYVPLIGHGVDFVKSPEGGIVFVGVPAGFLLWMERKRIRAWLT from the coding sequence CACAATTCACAAAGAGATCGGGCAGCCGGGCGCTGCCCGTTTTGGTATGATAGGGTGGATGAAAAGGTATTTGCGGTGGGCTGGGAACGGGATATTCATCCTGCTGGTAATGACGGTGGCTTTCGTGGCCGTCTCGACGTGGTTTTTTGACTGGCGGTTCGATGCCGTCGGCACGGGGAGCATGGAGCCCACCTACAAGATCGGGGGGATGGTGGTCATCCGCCCGGTGGAGGCGGAGAAAATCGCGGTGGGCGATGTGATCACCTTCAGATCGCCCATGGAGTCGAGGCAGCTGATCACCCACCGGGTGATCGAGGTGGTCCGGGAGGATGGCGGCCTAGTCTTTCGGACGCAGGGGGATGGCAACCCGGAGCCGGACGGGTTCGATATACCCGCGGAAAACCTCCGGGGAGAAGTGTGCTGCTATGTTCCTTTGATCGGGCATGGGGTGGATTTCGTCAAGAGTCCGGAGGGCGGCATCGTTTTCGTAGGGGTGCCCGCCGGGTTTTTACTGTGGATGGAGCGCAAGCGGATCAGGGCGTGGCTGACGTGA